From Nitrospiraceae bacterium, a single genomic window includes:
- a CDS encoding FG-GAP repeat protein yields MGGGVFIPEVVLDGKPGTFWSVGPGNRQDDEIVLALGGNYLVSEIRYLPYSWTKCTQYEVYVSATNGDWGSPVASGTWANDITEKTASFPPTRGAYIRIRFLDNYCYVAELNVVGVADVGNSGNTAPSVNAGTNQTITLPNIASLDGTVSDDGHPPSPGSLTTTWSKVSGPGTVTFGNASSVDTTARFSAPGIYVLRLTANDGELTTSAEVTITVNPAPPPPPMNQAPSVNGGTPQIVTLPNAAILDGTVTDDGLPKPPGVVTTLWSKVSGPGVVTFGNPAAVDTTGSFTLPGTYVLRLTATDGALSTSADVIITVNNQSGRRQSSDVNGDGKADLVWRNSNGATAIWFMNGTAIASAGFPGGVPLAWQIAGVGDVNGDGKADVIWRNSTSGTVAIWLMNGVTITSVGFPGSAPPAWGIQAVGDVNGDGKADIVWRNTSSGAVSVWFMNGATITSAGFPPGVSLAWQVAGVGDVNGDGKADVIWRRGSSGTVAIWLMNGLTITSVGFPGTTSVAWKIEGVGDTNGDGKADLIWKNDTSGVVVIWLMNGATIASSGVLGGLGSSWKIAQVGDVDGNGKADLVWRNSLLSAVEVWIMNGLTITTMGSPGAVSTDWEIQ; encoded by the coding sequence ATGGGGGGGGGGGTATTTATCCCAGAGGTTGTGTTAGACGGGAAGCCTGGCACCTTCTGGAGCGTGGGACCGGGAAACCGGCAAGATGATGAAATAGTCCTCGCGCTTGGGGGCAATTACCTCGTCAGTGAAATTAGATATCTCCCCTATAGCTGGACAAAGTGTACGCAGTACGAAGTGTATGTGTCGGCGACGAATGGCGACTGGGGAAGCCCCGTGGCATCTGGCACGTGGGCCAACGATATTACGGAGAAGACAGCCAGCTTTCCACCCACGCGAGGGGCTTATATCCGCATTCGTTTTCTGGACAACTACTGCTATGTCGCAGAACTGAATGTCGTGGGAGTGGCCGATGTGGGTAACAGCGGTAACACAGCCCCTTCTGTGAATGCGGGGACAAATCAAACCATCACGCTTCCCAATATAGCCTCTCTTGATGGCACGGTCAGCGATGATGGTCACCCACCTTCTCCTGGTTCCCTCACGACCACATGGAGCAAGGTCAGTGGGCCGGGAACCGTGACCTTTGGCAATGCTTCTTCTGTTGATACCACGGCCAGGTTCAGTGCTCCGGGAATTTATGTCTTGCGCCTCACTGCCAATGATGGCGAACTAACCACGAGTGCAGAAGTCACCATCACCGTCAATCCCGCGCCGCCCCCTCCGCCCATGAATCAAGCCCCGTCGGTCAATGGGGGCACCCCGCAGATCGTGACGTTGCCGAATGCGGCGATTCTTGATGGCACCGTGACGGATGATGGCCTGCCCAAACCCCCCGGCGTGGTCACGACCCTCTGGAGCAAGGTGAGTGGCCCAGGTGTGGTCACCTTCGGCAATCCCGCAGCAGTGGATACTACCGGGAGTTTTACGCTCCCTGGGACCTATGTCTTGCGGCTAACCGCCACGGACGGGGCACTCTCTACGAGTGCGGATGTCATTATTACGGTCAACAATCAGAGTGGCAGAAGACAGAGCAGTGATGTGAATGGAGACGGGAAGGCCGACCTGGTCTGGCGCAATAGTAATGGTGCCACGGCCATCTGGTTCATGAACGGAACAGCGATTGCCTCCGCTGGCTTCCCCGGTGGAGTGCCGTTAGCGTGGCAGATCGCAGGGGTGGGCGATGTGAATGGTGATGGCAAGGCGGATGTCATTTGGCGCAATAGCACCAGTGGCACCGTGGCTATTTGGCTGATGAACGGGGTGACCATTACCTCTGTGGGCTTTCCCGGCAGTGCACCACCGGCGTGGGGCATTCAGGCCGTCGGGGATGTTAACGGTGATGGCAAAGCCGACATCGTGTGGCGCAATACCAGTTCAGGCGCCGTGTCGGTGTGGTTCATGAATGGGGCGACTATCACGTCGGCGGGGTTTCCCCCCGGGGTCTCGTTGGCCTGGCAGGTGGCGGGGGTGGGTGATGTGAACGGTGATGGGAAGGCTGATGTCATTTGGCGCAGGGGCAGCAGTGGGACAGTGGCGATATGGCTCATGAATGGGTTGACGATCACCTCGGTGGGCTTTCCGGGCACCACCTCCGTGGCTTGGAAGATTGAGGGGGTGGGCGATACCAATGGTGATGGCAAGGCTGACCTGATTTGGAAGAATGACACGAGCGGCGTGGTGGTCATCTGGCTGATGAATGGAGCCACCATTGCCTCCTCTGGCGTATTGGGCGGCCTCGGCTCGTCGTGGAAGATTGCGCAGGTCGGGGATGTCGATGGGAACGGCAAGGCCGATCTTGTCTGGCGCAACAGCCTGCTCAGTGCCGTAGAGGTGTGGATCATGAATGGCTTAACCATCACCACTATGGGCTCACCTGGGGCCGTCTCCACCGACTGGGAGATTCAATAG
- a CDS encoding STAS domain-containing protein — MPAPSIHDLSFHTKMLHSPLFVADKPLMQDFDSANHPTTRVLTLSGHLDALQTLRLEKFIEEAQQGTCRHVILNLSNVATMDLGGVGNLFTWYHALHINQVRLSIVAPSPMVRNTMESLHLTELISIYSSVPEAISHHPTPNSISS; from the coding sequence ATGCCCGCTCCTTCCATCCATGATTTGTCTTTTCACACAAAAATGCTTCACTCTCCGCTCTTTGTTGCCGATAAACCTCTTATGCAGGACTTCGATAGTGCCAACCATCCTACCACTAGAGTATTGACTCTTTCTGGACACCTGGATGCCCTTCAAACCCTGAGGCTTGAAAAATTCATTGAGGAGGCCCAACAAGGAACCTGCCGCCACGTCATCCTCAATCTTTCCAACGTGGCCACCATGGACCTTGGAGGAGTAGGCAACCTTTTTACCTGGTACCACGCTTTGCATATCAATCAGGTGCGCCTCAGTATCGTGGCCCCGTCCCCCATGGTCCGCAATACGATGGAATCTCTTCATTTGACGGAACTCATTTCGATCTATTCTTCTGTTCCTGAAGCCATCAGTCACCATCCTACCCCCAATTCCATTTCTTCCTAA